In Nocardia yunnanensis, one DNA window encodes the following:
- a CDS encoding TetR/AcrR family transcriptional regulator yields MARSNAGTARMGSAGKARTVTREDIVDAAIRVIDRAGPRPSMDDIAREAQITKPRLYRQFADKGDLFTEIAARMSRQAFAAAGADMTLMLQPPRQALRRVFTEYSQGILEHPNVFRYLGQAPVLQQSGAGVLQLDLGRDAARRLEKLARSVAEAVPLDTTGLDYLSRALIGAVVSITDLWLTDSDTPSPEQTSEFVDQATELVWGLIDGFLRRQGIEADADTPIFTTFAEVQRSAGGEDGQGVQ; encoded by the coding sequence GTGGCTCGTAGCAATGCCGGAACGGCGCGAATGGGCAGTGCCGGAAAAGCGCGCACGGTGACCCGTGAGGACATTGTGGATGCCGCGATCCGGGTGATCGATCGGGCGGGACCGCGCCCGAGCATGGACGACATCGCGCGCGAGGCGCAGATCACCAAGCCTCGGCTGTACCGGCAGTTCGCCGACAAGGGGGATCTGTTCACCGAGATCGCGGCGCGCATGTCACGGCAGGCGTTCGCGGCGGCGGGGGCGGATATGACGCTGATGCTGCAGCCGCCGCGGCAGGCGCTGCGCCGCGTGTTCACCGAGTATTCGCAGGGAATCCTGGAGCACCCCAACGTTTTCCGCTATCTGGGTCAGGCGCCGGTGTTGCAGCAGTCCGGAGCCGGTGTGCTGCAACTGGATCTGGGCCGCGATGCGGCGCGGCGGCTCGAGAAGCTGGCGCGTTCGGTGGCCGAGGCGGTGCCGCTGGACACGACGGGATTGGACTATCTCTCGCGCGCGTTGATCGGGGCGGTCGTCTCGATCACCGATCTGTGGCTGACCGATTCGGATACGCCGTCGCCGGAGCAGACTTCGGAGTTCGTGGATCAGGCCACCGAGCTGGTGTGGGGTCTGATCGACGGGTTCCTGCGCCGTCAGGGCATCGAGGCGGACGCGGATACTCCGATCTTCACCACGTTCGCCGAGGTGCAGCGCTCAGCGGGTGGCGAGGACGGACAGGGAGTGCAGTAG
- a CDS encoding DUF2784 domain-containing protein, with protein sequence MDYRLLADATAITHFVFVAYVVVGGFIAWRWPRTIWLHLAAVAWGFSTVLFKFECPLTNLENWARHRAGQAGLPSSGFIDHYITGVLYPRSALEEVRVLVVICVLVSWAGLAWLSRRRGATTTATH encoded by the coding sequence ATGGACTACCGGCTGCTGGCCGACGCGACCGCGATCACGCATTTCGTGTTCGTGGCCTACGTCGTCGTGGGCGGCTTCATCGCCTGGCGCTGGCCCCGGACCATCTGGCTACACCTCGCCGCCGTCGCATGGGGTTTCAGCACCGTGCTGTTCAAGTTCGAATGCCCCCTGACGAACCTCGAGAACTGGGCGCGGCATCGAGCCGGACAGGCCGGCCTGCCGTCGAGCGGCTTCATCGATCACTACATCACCGGGGTCCTGTACCCCCGCAGCGCGCTCGAGGAGGTGCGGGTGCTGGTGGTGATCTGCGTGCTCGTGTCCTGGGCGGGTTTGGCGTGGTTGTCGCGCCGCCGCGGCGCGACAACCACGGCGACGCACTGA
- a CDS encoding M20 family metallopeptidase, producing the protein MSSELRERVTAAFPDFLQDLRHLVGVDCGTWNAQGVDKIGDFCAERLTALGCSVERRPMRHPDGRPLGDLVIGRRAGHLPGGKRFLLLAHMDTVYEDGTAAARPFRVDGPIAFGPGVTDDKAGLLAGFTALRVLIEDGVEPFAEIVMVCSPDEEIGSPASRPHIESLAAAADIVLCLECARENGALIQGRKGIADVHITVTGRAAHAGIEPERGANAALAAAHLVMELQALNGKWPGTTVNVGAITAGTRPNIVCPDAVLEGEVRATTSSGLAAALAEIDRLSALEWVPGTRASVRRHGQVEPMEAADELVEAARQVARGLGFEVEAVLTGGVADANLAAATGTPTLDGLGPIGGGDHSEGEWLDLDSVIPRICLLAGLIQHFD; encoded by the coding sequence ATGAGCTCGGAACTGCGTGAGCGGGTGACGGCCGCCTTCCCGGATTTCCTCCAGGATCTGCGACATCTGGTCGGCGTCGACTGCGGGACGTGGAACGCCCAGGGCGTCGACAAGATCGGAGACTTCTGTGCCGAACGGCTGACCGCATTGGGCTGCTCGGTCGAACGACGTCCGATGCGCCATCCCGACGGTCGTCCTCTCGGCGACCTGGTGATCGGCCGCCGCGCCGGACATCTGCCCGGGGGCAAGCGTTTTCTCCTGCTCGCGCACATGGACACCGTCTACGAGGACGGCACGGCCGCTGCCCGGCCATTCCGGGTGGACGGCCCGATCGCCTTCGGCCCTGGCGTCACCGATGACAAGGCCGGCCTGCTCGCCGGTTTTACCGCGCTGCGTGTCCTCATCGAGGACGGCGTCGAACCGTTTGCCGAGATCGTGATGGTGTGCAGTCCCGACGAGGAGATCGGGTCGCCCGCGAGCCGCCCTCACATCGAAAGTCTCGCCGCCGCAGCCGATATCGTGCTGTGCCTGGAGTGTGCGCGGGAAAACGGTGCATTGATCCAGGGGCGCAAGGGAATAGCCGACGTGCACATCACCGTGACGGGCCGTGCCGCGCACGCGGGCATCGAACCCGAGCGTGGCGCGAACGCCGCGCTCGCGGCCGCGCACCTGGTGATGGAACTGCAAGCGCTCAACGGAAAATGGCCCGGCACCACCGTCAATGTCGGTGCGATCACCGCCGGTACCCGCCCGAATATCGTGTGCCCCGACGCGGTGCTCGAGGGGGAAGTGCGTGCGACCACCTCGTCCGGGCTCGCGGCGGCGCTGGCGGAGATCGACCGCCTGAGCGCCCTCGAATGGGTGCCGGGCACCCGGGCCAGCGTGCGACGGCACGGTCAGGTCGAGCCCATGGAGGCAGCCGACGAACTGGTCGAAGCGGCCCGGCAGGTTGCTCGCGGCCTCGGTTTCGAGGTCGAGGCCGTGCTTACCGGCGGGGTCGCCGACGCCAATCTCGCCGCCGCCACCGGCACCCCGACCCTCGACGGCCTCGGCCCGATCGGTGGCGGCGACCACTCGGAAGGCGAATGGCTCGACCTCGACAGCGTCATCCCCCGAATCTGCCTGCTGGCCGGGCTGATTCAGCATTTCGACTAG
- a CDS encoding YciI family protein, with protein MKYMLIWRSSDEGNAAMAGADFEKVLESVGRYNDELIRAGVLLAAEGLDPEPGVVVDFSTEPPLVTDGPYGETKELFGGFYILQVASREEAIEWARRAPSFGPGFKTEIRRVTTIDEFPQDNEWIQKERAWRESTGQL; from the coding sequence ATGAAGTACATGCTCATCTGGCGTTCCAGCGATGAAGGCAATGCGGCCATGGCCGGCGCCGATTTCGAGAAGGTGCTCGAGTCGGTCGGACGCTACAACGACGAGCTGATCCGCGCGGGTGTGCTGCTCGCGGCCGAGGGGCTCGATCCGGAGCCGGGGGTGGTCGTCGACTTCTCCACCGAGCCGCCGCTGGTCACCGATGGGCCCTACGGGGAGACCAAGGAGCTGTTCGGCGGTTTCTACATCCTCCAGGTCGCCTCGCGGGAGGAGGCGATCGAATGGGCCAGGCGCGCACCGTCGTTCGGGCCCGGCTTCAAGACCGAGATCCGCCGGGTCACCACCATCGACGAATTCCCGCAGGACAACGAGTGGATCCAGAAGGAACGCGCGTGGCGCGAGTCCACCGGGCAGCTGTGA
- a CDS encoding phosphotransferase family protein — MGRGAGRRFRHRLPRRTRCRPRRARDREHGPLCAPGGRGDLGASRADPRRARALRLSRGPRPRALGPCRTHPCEPHPANTMRTATGYVLIDWESTQLAPPERDLWDLAPGEPAVLAAYTDRTGTPVRADMLELYRLRWDLTEVALYTHRFREPHADTANDRQSWAGLLHSLSVLATR; from the coding sequence CTGGGCCGGGGCGCCGGTCGACGATTTCGGCATCGACTGCCGCGACGCACTCGATGCCGCCCTCGCCGCGCACGAGATCGTGAACACGGGCCCCTATGCGCGCCGGGCGGCCGAGGCGATCTCGGTGCATCGCGTGCAGATCCGAGACGCGCTCGCGCACTACGACTCTCTCGCGGCCCTCGCCCGCGCGCACTCGGACCGTGCCGTACTCACCCATGCGAACCGCATCCCGCCAACACGATGCGCACCGCTACCGGATATGTCCTCATCGATTGGGAATCAACCCAACTGGCCCCGCCCGAACGCGACCTGTGGGATCTGGCTCCCGGCGAACCCGCGGTCCTGGCCGCCTACACCGACCGGACCGGAACCCCGGTGCGCGCGGACATGCTCGAGCTCTACCGCCTGCGCTGGGATCTCACCGAAGTCGCCCTCTACACACACCGATTCCGCGAACCCCACGCCGACACCGCCAACGACCGCCAGAGCTGGGCGGGCCTACTGCACTCCCTGTCCGTCCTCGCCACCCGCTGA
- a CDS encoding RNA polymerase sigma factor: protein MTDPTGRDAVAAVWRIESARIVGALARYTGDFALAEDLAQEALAEALVAWPREGVPRNPAGWLLTVGRRRAIDAFRRRAVRDDRYRALAHELGEGTAATGAPPAESAGAEPLWDPDRIDDDVLALMFVACHPVLSRPARVALTLRVVGGLSSDEIARVFLEPTATVQARITRAKKTLAAARVPFAIPPADERLGRLSAVLNVVYVIFTEGSSASAGPELIRLDLAAEALRLARVLARLMPGEPEVHGLLALLELTAARFPARLDASGRPVLLEQQNRMRWDRAAIGRGRAALEQAARLGRGLGAYGLQAAIAECHAVAASVEATDWDRIVLLYEALGRLAPSPVVELNRAVAVSMAQGPAAGLSIVDELKSAAALPNSALLPTVRGELLTRLGRVGEARDEFDTAIALCHNAGERSVLEGKRRALEQD, encoded by the coding sequence ATGACGGATCCGACCGGCCGGGACGCGGTGGCCGCGGTGTGGCGCATCGAATCGGCGCGCATCGTCGGCGCATTGGCGCGCTACACGGGCGATTTCGCGCTCGCCGAGGACCTCGCCCAGGAGGCGCTGGCCGAAGCGCTGGTGGCGTGGCCCCGCGAGGGCGTGCCCCGCAACCCGGCCGGATGGCTGCTGACGGTCGGGCGGCGGCGGGCCATCGACGCCTTCCGCCGCCGGGCCGTGCGCGACGACCGGTACCGTGCCCTCGCCCACGAACTGGGGGAGGGCACGGCCGCCACCGGTGCGCCGCCCGCGGAAAGCGCCGGCGCGGAACCGCTCTGGGACCCCGACCGCATCGACGACGACGTGCTGGCGCTGATGTTCGTGGCCTGTCACCCGGTCCTGTCCCGACCCGCGCGAGTGGCGCTGACCCTGCGCGTGGTCGGCGGCCTGAGCAGCGACGAGATCGCCAGGGTCTTCCTGGAGCCGACGGCGACCGTGCAGGCGCGCATCACCCGCGCCAAGAAAACCCTTGCGGCGGCGCGGGTTCCGTTCGCGATCCCGCCGGCCGACGAGCGTCTCGGGCGCCTGAGTGCCGTGCTGAACGTCGTCTACGTCATCTTCACCGAAGGCTCGTCGGCCTCCGCCGGACCGGAGCTGATCCGCCTCGACCTCGCAGCCGAGGCGTTGCGGCTGGCCCGGGTGCTGGCGCGACTGATGCCGGGCGAGCCCGAGGTGCACGGGCTGCTGGCCCTGCTCGAACTCACTGCCGCGCGGTTCCCGGCCCGCCTCGACGCGAGCGGGCGGCCGGTGCTGCTCGAGCAGCAGAACCGAATGCGTTGGGACCGGGCGGCAATCGGCCGCGGCCGCGCCGCCCTCGAGCAGGCGGCCCGCCTCGGGCGTGGGCTCGGGGCGTACGGCCTGCAGGCCGCCATCGCCGAATGCCATGCGGTCGCGGCCTCGGTCGAGGCCACCGACTGGGATCGCATCGTGCTGCTCTACGAAGCCCTCGGCCGACTCGCACCCTCACCCGTCGTGGAGCTCAACCGCGCCGTGGCGGTCTCCATGGCACAGGGCCCGGCGGCGGGGTTGTCCATCGTGGACGAGTTGAAAAGCGCTGCCGCACTACCGAACTCCGCGCTATTGCCCACTGTCCGCGGCGAACTACTGACCCGACTGGGCAGGGTAGGGGAGGCCCGCGACGAATTCGACACGGCAATCGCACTGTGCCACAACGCAGGGGAGCGCAGCGTCCTGGAGGGCAAGCGGCGTGCTCTGGAACAGGACTGA
- a CDS encoding aspartate ammonia-lyase — MTHTPAFLHPPRREHDLLGEIEVPALAYYGAHTVRAVRNFRISGTLISAYPRLIAALAVVKQAAAQSNRELGLLEPRIADAIVTACERLRAGELHDQFVVDSIQGGAGTSTNMNANEVIANLALEDLGRPRGEYVTVHPLDHVNLGQSTNDVYPTAVKLALDGAVTALVAEIAVLRAAFSAKATEFADLLTIGRTQLQDAVPMTLGQGFAAYAVTLGEDETRLNEARLLLHELNLGGTAIGTALNADPGYREHALTALRALSGIETLTSAPDLIEATQDTGVFVQLSGVLKRVAVKLSKICNDLRLLSSGPRAGFGEITLPARQAGSSIMPGKVNPVIPEVVNQIAFEIIGHDLTVTMAAEAGQLQLNAFEPIIARGLFDSLDHLTAGVTTLADHCVRGITANTERLAHNMSTSIGLATALNPAIGYANATAIARQALEQDRPITDLVLEQGLLDGTQLAELLSPARLTGRVTAGPGAEEA; from the coding sequence ATGACCCACACACCGGCATTCCTGCATCCGCCGCGCCGCGAGCACGATCTCCTCGGCGAGATCGAGGTCCCCGCCCTCGCCTACTACGGTGCGCACACCGTGCGCGCGGTGCGCAACTTCCGCATCAGCGGCACACTCATTTCCGCCTATCCGCGCCTGATCGCCGCCCTTGCGGTGGTGAAACAGGCTGCTGCCCAGTCGAATCGAGAACTCGGTCTACTGGAACCGCGCATCGCCGACGCGATCGTCACCGCGTGTGAGCGCCTGCGCGCCGGCGAGCTGCACGATCAGTTCGTGGTCGACTCGATTCAGGGCGGCGCGGGCACATCGACGAACATGAACGCCAATGAGGTGATCGCGAATCTGGCGCTGGAAGACCTCGGGCGGCCCCGGGGTGAGTACGTCACCGTGCATCCTCTCGACCACGTCAACCTCGGCCAGAGCACCAACGACGTCTACCCGACCGCGGTCAAACTGGCTCTGGACGGGGCGGTCACCGCACTCGTCGCCGAGATCGCCGTGCTGCGAGCGGCGTTCAGCGCCAAGGCGACCGAATTCGCCGACCTGCTCACCATCGGCCGCACCCAGTTGCAGGACGCCGTGCCGATGACGCTGGGGCAGGGTTTCGCCGCCTACGCGGTCACTCTCGGTGAGGACGAGACGCGCCTGAACGAAGCCCGGCTTCTGCTCCACGAACTCAACCTGGGCGGCACCGCCATCGGCACCGCGCTCAACGCCGACCCCGGCTACCGCGAGCACGCACTCACCGCACTGCGTGCGCTGAGCGGCATCGAAACCCTCACCAGCGCACCCGATCTCATCGAAGCCACCCAGGACACCGGTGTGTTCGTGCAGCTGTCCGGCGTGCTCAAACGGGTGGCGGTGAAACTATCCAAGATCTGCAACGACCTGCGGCTGCTGTCCTCGGGACCACGCGCCGGCTTCGGCGAGATCACCCTGCCGGCTCGCCAGGCAGGATCCAGCATCATGCCCGGCAAGGTCAATCCCGTGATCCCGGAAGTGGTCAACCAGATCGCCTTCGAGATCATCGGCCACGACCTGACCGTCACCATGGCAGCCGAAGCAGGCCAATTACAGCTCAACGCCTTCGAACCCATCATCGCCCGCGGCCTGTTCGACAGCCTCGACCACCTCACCGCCGGCGTCACCACCCTGGCTGATCACTGCGTCCGCGGCATCACCGCCAACACCGAGCGATTGGCACACAACATGTCCACCTCCATCGGCCTGGCCACCGCTCTCAATCCAGCGATCGGGTACGCCAATGCCACCGCGATCGCCCGCCAGGCCCTCGAACAGGACCGCCCGATCACCGATCTCGTCCTCGAACAGGGTCTCCTCGACGGCACGCAACTGGCAGAACTGCTTTCCCCCGCCCGGCTCACCGGCCGGGTCACGGCCGGCCCCGGCGCGGAGGAGGCCTAA
- a CDS encoding SDR family NAD(P)-dependent oxidoreductase produces MAEQTTTATPTDAPAIDPDELAICLRVLEQAGQLDKQHPDSIAVQRAVGHMFKKFKQTKRIAARDAIAAADKQVVAATATGSPNRIDDETAGIPISSTTNGGSAGTLLRPRPCYICKQRYTRVDAFYHQLCPDCAAKSHAKRDSGTDLTGRRALLTGGRAKIGMYIALRLLRDGAHTTITTRFPNDAIRRFTAQPDSADWIHRLRIIGIDLRDPAQVVALADDVAAQGPLDILINNAAQTVRRTTGAYSALVEAENGPLPAGQLPEMISFGKTMQAHPASLTASLTPSLSGADITDLALVAGSATPERISQGVAIDAGGLVPDLAHTNSWVQAVGEVDATELLEVQLCNSVAPFILISRLRPAMAAAAAPRKYVVNVSAMEGVFARGYKGPGHPHTNMAKAALNMLTRTSAREMYETDKILMTAVDTGWITDERPHYTKIRLAEEGFHAPLDLVDGAARVYDPIVRGESGEDLFGVFLKDYEPSNW; encoded by the coding sequence ATGGCCGAGCAGACCACCACGGCAACACCCACCGACGCACCGGCCATCGACCCCGACGAGCTGGCCATCTGCCTGCGCGTCCTCGAACAAGCGGGACAACTCGACAAGCAGCACCCCGACTCCATCGCCGTCCAGCGCGCCGTCGGGCACATGTTCAAGAAGTTCAAGCAGACCAAACGCATCGCCGCCCGCGACGCCATCGCCGCGGCCGACAAGCAAGTCGTCGCCGCCACCGCTACCGGCTCACCCAACCGCATCGACGACGAAACCGCCGGAATACCGATCAGCTCCACCACCAATGGCGGCAGCGCCGGCACCCTGCTGCGACCGCGCCCCTGCTACATATGCAAACAGCGCTATACCCGAGTGGACGCCTTCTACCACCAGCTCTGCCCCGACTGCGCCGCCAAGAGCCACGCCAAACGCGATTCCGGCACCGACCTCACCGGCCGCCGCGCCCTACTCACCGGCGGCCGCGCCAAGATCGGCATGTACATCGCGCTGCGCCTGCTGCGCGACGGCGCCCACACCACCATCACCACCCGCTTCCCCAACGACGCCATCCGCCGCTTCACCGCCCAACCCGACAGCGCCGACTGGATCCACCGCCTGCGCATCATCGGCATCGACCTGCGCGACCCGGCCCAGGTCGTCGCCCTCGCCGATGACGTTGCCGCACAAGGCCCCCTCGACATCCTCATCAACAACGCCGCACAAACCGTGCGCCGCACCACCGGCGCCTACAGCGCCCTCGTCGAAGCCGAGAACGGCCCACTGCCCGCCGGGCAGCTGCCCGAGATGATCAGCTTCGGCAAAACCATGCAGGCACATCCCGCCTCACTCACCGCCTCCCTGACCCCCAGCCTGTCCGGCGCGGACATCACCGACCTCGCCCTGGTCGCGGGATCGGCCACCCCCGAACGCATTTCGCAGGGCGTCGCCATCGACGCCGGCGGCCTGGTACCGGACCTTGCGCACACCAACAGCTGGGTGCAGGCCGTCGGCGAGGTCGACGCCACCGAACTGCTCGAAGTGCAGCTGTGCAACTCGGTCGCCCCGTTCATCCTCATCTCCCGCCTGCGCCCCGCCATGGCCGCCGCCGCGGCACCGCGCAAGTACGTCGTGAACGTCTCCGCCATGGAAGGCGTGTTCGCGCGCGGCTACAAGGGCCCCGGCCACCCGCACACCAATATGGCCAAGGCCGCGCTGAACATGCTCACCCGCACCAGCGCCCGCGAGATGTACGAGACCGACAAGATCCTCATGACCGCCGTCGACACCGGCTGGATCACCGACGAACGCCCGCACTACACCAAGATCCGACTCGCCGAGGAAGGCTTCCACGCCCCCCTCGATCTGGTCGACGGCGCGGCCCGGGTGTACGACCCGATCGTGCGCGGCGAATCCGGAGAGGACCTGTTCGGCGTCTTCCTCAAGGACTACGAACCCTCCAACTGGTAG
- a CDS encoding cyanophycinase, producing the protein MQSHTFARGALACALAAAVGTLWPTAPADAAGPGTLILVGGALADTDTAVYQEIIAKAGGSTAKIGVITAASIPESQDPDAGTDKASNSVANGAYYSALLKKYGAADAQWIPVDLDHVDAADSQTVVDQINGMSGFFFGGGDQSRLITTLLHGDAHTDTRALAAIRAKLGAGAMVAGSSAGTTIQNGRDMITGGESYEAVRDGSSTGAPSGRALTYLSAGGFGFFDSDLLDTHFAVRGREGRLIRLAADTGHRRAFGIDEDTALEVTGVGASTQTMRVLGTHGVSIFDLRSAKTGSAQGEWSISGVRWSYLTGGDRYDPSAWSVTPDAGKSPFIPYSQSAESPSDDIFDSPDSHGPGYTLTGVALDLGESGRSSTTYGRTYEDNPTFAVDLTKKDGYQILATDNRHAVSFTDLTVDISAS; encoded by the coding sequence GTGCAATCCCACACTTTTGCCCGTGGCGCGCTGGCCTGTGCGCTGGCCGCGGCCGTCGGTACCCTGTGGCCTACCGCGCCCGCCGATGCCGCCGGGCCCGGAACGCTCATCCTCGTCGGCGGCGCACTGGCCGACACCGATACCGCTGTGTACCAGGAGATCATCGCGAAGGCAGGCGGTTCGACGGCCAAGATCGGGGTGATCACCGCTGCTTCGATCCCCGAGAGCCAAGATCCGGACGCGGGCACCGACAAGGCGTCCAACAGCGTCGCCAACGGTGCGTACTATTCCGCCCTCTTGAAGAAGTACGGTGCGGCGGACGCCCAATGGATTCCGGTGGACCTCGATCACGTGGACGCCGCCGACAGTCAGACGGTGGTGGACCAAATCAACGGTATGAGCGGATTCTTCTTCGGCGGCGGCGACCAGTCGCGGCTCATCACGACGCTGTTGCACGGCGACGCCCACACCGACACTCGCGCGCTGGCTGCCATTCGCGCCAAGCTGGGTGCCGGGGCGATGGTGGCGGGCAGCAGCGCCGGCACCACCATCCAGAACGGCCGGGACATGATCACCGGTGGCGAGAGTTACGAGGCCGTCCGCGACGGCAGCAGCACCGGCGCGCCGTCCGGGCGCGCACTGACCTATCTGTCCGCCGGCGGATTCGGGTTCTTCGACAGTGATCTGCTCGATACCCACTTCGCCGTGCGCGGTCGGGAGGGCCGGCTCATTCGGCTGGCCGCCGATACCGGCCATCGACGTGCGTTCGGTATCGACGAGGACACCGCGCTCGAGGTCACCGGCGTGGGCGCGTCGACGCAGACTATGCGAGTGCTGGGCACCCACGGCGTCTCGATCTTCGACCTACGAAGCGCGAAAACCGGTAGCGCACAGGGAGAATGGTCCATCAGTGGTGTGCGGTGGAGCTACCTCACCGGCGGCGATCGTTACGATCCGAGTGCATGGTCGGTAACGCCCGATGCCGGCAAGTCCCCCTTTATCCCCTACTCGCAGTCGGCGGAATCTCCCAGCGACGACATCTTCGATTCCCCGGATAGCCACGGTCCGGGGTACACGCTGACCGGGGTCGCGCTCGATCTCGGCGAAAGCGGCCGTTCGAGCACCACCTACGGCCGGACCTACGAGGACAATCCGACCTTCGCCGTCGACCTCACGAAAAAAGACGGATACCAGATCCTCGCCACCGACAACCGGCACGCGGTCTCGTTCACCGACCTGACCGTCGACATCTCCGCCTCATGA
- a CDS encoding MurR/RpiR family transcriptional regulator → MTDPSLADTIRQRLGEFPPSERKVARVLLATYPTAGLETSARLAERAATSAPTVIRFVNRLGFNGFPEFQQALRTELEQRDASPLTLYSEPCSEGAALLQQSAEVFGHAVHRTLTALPPDDLRAAVELLGESRRVHVTGGRFTGLFAHYLLMHLVQLRDNAFLLPEATVERAASLAGLGKRDVLVVFDYRRYEPQHLALARMARQKNCKIILFTDTWLSPVASLANVVLPSQLDAPSPYDSLVPTVAVVETVVAALLTALGESAHQRMLACEAAANQSDLY, encoded by the coding sequence GTGACCGATCCCAGTCTGGCCGACACCATCCGGCAGCGTCTCGGCGAATTTCCGCCGTCCGAACGCAAGGTCGCGCGGGTACTGCTCGCGACCTACCCGACCGCCGGGCTGGAAACCAGTGCCCGCCTGGCCGAGCGGGCCGCCACCAGCGCTCCGACCGTCATTCGATTCGTCAATCGCCTGGGCTTCAACGGTTTTCCCGAATTCCAGCAGGCATTGCGCACCGAACTCGAACAGCGCGACGCCTCCCCGCTGACCCTCTACAGCGAGCCCTGCTCCGAGGGTGCGGCGCTGCTGCAGCAAAGCGCGGAGGTCTTCGGCCACGCCGTGCACCGCACCCTGACCGCCCTGCCGCCAGACGACCTACGCGCCGCGGTGGAACTGCTGGGCGAGAGCCGGCGCGTCCACGTCACCGGCGGCCGCTTCACCGGCCTGTTCGCCCACTACCTCCTGATGCACCTGGTGCAATTGCGCGACAACGCCTTTCTGCTGCCCGAAGCCACGGTCGAACGGGCCGCGAGCCTGGCGGGGCTCGGCAAACGCGACGTGCTGGTGGTGTTCGACTATCGCCGCTACGAGCCACAGCATCTCGCACTCGCCCGCATGGCGCGGCAAAAGAACTGCAAGATAATCCTTTTCACCGACACCTGGCTGTCGCCGGTGGCGTCACTGGCCAACGTCGTGCTGCCCAGCCAGCTGGACGCGCCCTCACCCTACGACAGCCTGGTTCCCACGGTGGCAGTCGTGGAAACCGTCGTCGCGGCGCTGCTGACCGCCTTGGGGGAGAGCGCTCATCAGCGCATGCTCGCCTGCGAGGCGGCCGCCAATCAGAGTGACCTGTACTGA
- the rocD gene encoding ornithine--oxo-acid transaminase has translation MSDTADYRALSEAYSAHNYHPLPVVITEAEGAWVTDVAGNRYLDMLAAYGAVNFGHRHPRLLARARAQLDRATLVSRAFDHDQFGPFVRDLARLCGKDMVLPMNTGAEAVETALKTARKWGYEVKGVPVDEAVILTFAGNFHGRTTTIVSFSDDPIARNSFGPFTPGFRSVPYGDIEALRAAVDDRTVAVLLEPIQGEAGVVVPPSGFLTAVRELCTAAGILMIDDEIQAGLGRTGATFAADHENVVPDIYVLGKALGGGIVPVSAVVADTDILGVFGPGQHGSTFGGNPLACAVAREVVAMLTTGEFQERARELGAHLHRRLAGLPDVKAVTGRGLWAGIQLPGDARRISERLLARGVLAKETHGTIIRFAPPLVITREELGFAVEQLESALAETD, from the coding sequence ATGAGCGATACCGCCGATTACCGCGCCCTGTCCGAGGCGTATTCGGCACACAACTATCACCCGCTGCCGGTCGTCATCACCGAAGCCGAGGGCGCCTGGGTCACCGATGTGGCCGGCAACCGCTACCTGGACATGCTGGCCGCCTACGGGGCGGTGAACTTCGGCCACCGCCATCCGCGCCTGCTCGCCCGGGCCCGCGCACAGCTCGACCGAGCCACCCTGGTCTCCAGGGCTTTCGACCACGACCAATTCGGCCCGTTCGTGCGCGATCTCGCCCGGCTGTGCGGCAAGGACATGGTGCTGCCGATGAACACCGGCGCCGAAGCCGTCGAGACCGCCCTCAAGACCGCCCGCAAATGGGGCTACGAGGTCAAGGGCGTCCCAGTCGACGAAGCCGTCATCCTCACCTTCGCCGGTAACTTCCACGGCCGCACCACCACCATCGTGTCGTTCTCCGACGATCCGATCGCGCGAAACTCTTTCGGCCCCTTCACCCCTGGTTTTCGCAGCGTGCCCTACGGCGATATCGAGGCCCTCCGCGCGGCCGTGGACGACCGCACCGTGGCCGTCCTGCTCGAGCCGATCCAAGGCGAGGCGGGAGTCGTGGTGCCACCATCCGGTTTCCTGACCGCAGTGCGCGAATTGTGCACCGCCGCAGGGATCCTCATGATCGACGACGAGATTCAAGCGGGCTTGGGTCGCACCGGCGCCACCTTCGCCGCCGACCACGAAAACGTGGTCCCCGATATCTACGTCCTGGGCAAGGCACTCGGCGGGGGCATCGTGCCGGTCTCGGCAGTCGTTGCCGACACCGACATCCTCGGGGTGTTCGGACCCGGTCAGCACGGATCCACCTTCGGCGGCAACCCGCTGGCCTGCGCGGTCGCGCGAGAGGTTGTCGCCATGCTCACGACCGGCGAATTCCAGGAGCGCGCACGCGAACTCGGCGCACACCTGCACCGCCGGCTGGCGGGCCTCCCCGACGTCAAGGCCGTCACCGGCCGGGGACTGTGGGCCGGCATCCAACTGCCCGGCGACGCCCGCCGGATCAGTGAGCGGCTCCTCGCCCGCGGTGTCCTGGCCAAGGAAACACACGGCACCATCATTCGCTTCGCACCGCCGCTGGTGATCACGCGCGAGGAGCTCGGCTTCGCCGTCGAGCAACTGGAATCGGCTCTGGCCGAAACGGATTGA